A region from the Vicia villosa cultivar HV-30 ecotype Madison, WI linkage group LG3, Vvil1.0, whole genome shotgun sequence genome encodes:
- the LOC131660270 gene encoding tubulin beta chain, with translation MREILHVQGGQCGNQIGSKFWEVICDEHGIDPTGKYVSEGGNDTQLERINVYYNEASGGRYVPRAVLMDLEPGTMESIRSGPFGKIFRPDNFVFGQSGAGNNWAKGHYTEGAELIDSVLDVVRKEAENCDCLQGFQVCHSLGGGTGSGMGTLLISKIREEYPDRMMLTFSVFPSPKVSDTVVEPYNATLSVHQLVENADECMVLDNEALYDICFRTLKLSTPSFGDLNHLISATMSGVTCCLRFPGQLNSDLRKLAVNLIPFPRLHFFMVGFAPLTSRGSQQYVSLTVPELTQQMWDAKNMMCAADPRHGRYLTASAMFRGKMSTKEVDEQIINVQNKNSSYFVEWIPNNVKSSVCDIPPKNLKMSSTFIGNSTSIQEMFRRVSEQFTAMFRRKAFLHWYTGEGMDEMEFTEAESNMNDLVAEYQQYQDAIAEDEDDYEEEGEEQYEEH, from the exons ATGAGAGAGATCTTGCATGTTCAAGGAGGCCAATGCGGGAACCAAATCGGATCCAAATTCTGGGAGGTGATCTGCGATGAACACGGCATTGATCCGACCGGGAAATACGTGAGCGAAGGCGGAAACGATACTCAATTGGAGAGGATTAATGTGTATTACAATGAAGCTTCTGGTGGAAGGTATGTTCCGAGAGCAGTTCTTATGGATCTTGAGCCTGGGACTATGGAGAGTATCAGATCTGGTCCGTTTGGGAAGATCTTTAGGCCTGATAATTTTGTTTTTGGTCAATCTGGTGCCGGGAATAATTGGGCGAAAGGTCATTATACTGAAGGTGCTGAGTTGATTGATTCGGTTCTTGATGTTGTAAGGAAAGAAGCCGAGAATTGTGATTGCTTGCAAG GTTTTCAAGTTTGTCACTCGCTTGGAGGAGGCACAGGTTCTGGCATGGGAACACTCTTAATATCAAAGATTAGGGAGGAATACCCCGACAGAATGATGCTCACTTTCTCTGTTTTCCCATCTCCAAAGGTGTCTGACACAGTTGTTGAGCCATACAATGCTACCTTATCCGTACACCAACTGGTAGAAAATGCAGATGAGTGTATGGTTCTTGACAACGAAGCGCTTTATGACATTTGCTTCAGGACATTAAAACTCAGCACCCCTAGCT TTGGAGATCTGAACCATCTAATTTCTGCAACCATGAGTGGGGTTACCTGTTGTCTGAGGTTTCCTGGACAGCTGAACTCTGATCTTAGGAAGCTGGCTGTCAATCTGATTCCATTCCCACGTCTTCACTTCTTTATGGTGGGTTTCGCACCTCTCACTTCTCGTGGGTCTCAACAATACGTATCCCTTACCGTCCCAGAACTGACTCAGCAAATGTGGGATGCGAAAAATATGATGTGTGCTGCTGATCCCCGACATGGCCGATACTTGACTGCATCTGCTATGTTCAGAGGAAAGATGAGCACAAAAGAGGTGGATGAGCAAATAATCAATGTGCAGAACAAGAACTCATCATACTTTGTTGAATGGATTCCCAACAATGTGAAGTCTAGCGTCTGTGATATTCCACCCAAGAATTTGAAGATGTCGTCCACTTTTATTGGAAACTCAACTTCAATTCAGGAGATGTTTAGGAGGGTGAGTGAACAATTCACTGCTATGTTCCGGCGCAAAGCCTTTTTGCATTGGTACACTGGGGAGGGAATGGACGAGATGGAGTTCACAGAGGCAGAGAGTAACATGAATGATTTGGTAGCAGAGTACCAACAATACCAGGATGCAATTGCCGAGGATGAAGATGATTATGAAGAAGAAGGTGAGGAACAGTATGAGGAGCATTAG